AAACTATCAAACTCTTTGTAAATTCACGATTTTGCCCCAATGGCTTGCTAACACTCATTCCATCGCCATTCTGTCAGTCCCAAACCTACTCCGCATCGAGGGGGCACTTTGGAGGGTTGTCATTGACCTGAATTCCACCACGCTTCTTCTCATGCATGTCAGGGAATGGCAGCTTCCATCCACCCTCGTCCACGGGCACGGACAGCCACAGCCTCATAAGGTGTCTCTGAGGCCGCAGGTTTCCATTCTCGTCCTTCGCTCCCGGGGCATAGTCCTTGTACGCCGTGCGAGCATGGAACACATGCTGGTTGCTGACGAACTGGATGTCACCGGGGTCAAGGATCATGTGGAGTGCCTCTCGCTTGCATGTCTCCTCCAGCACCTTCATAGCGTGCAGCTGAGCCTCTGACAGAGGAGGAATCTGTGCGTCTGGGCCAGTGTTGAAACGCCACAGCGAAGTGACATTGTTAGGGTCAAACTTGCCGTACACGCGTGGAGTTCCATCGGGGTCGTTTTCGAGGTAGAATACGGCAGTGCGCATCCAAGGCTTCTGGCCATCTGACACCTCACCCTTCCTGTCCGCGTACCAAATGGGCTCACAGAAGAGCTTGGCCACATCGGGATTCTCACGCTGCAGACAGTTGAAGACTCGGTGCTGAGAGCAAATATCTGATTCGCCGCCCTCCATGGACTTTGCAATACACAGCAGCCCAACAATATCTCCCGAGTCGGTGTGGAAGAACTGTCTGGCGTTGGTCCGATAGATACGGACCTTGTCTGTGCGAGTGGGATCCTCACCAAGGTCTTTGACATGGCCGAGGACGTGCCCACGGCTGTTTTGACTGACGAAGTAGCCCAGATGAGTACCCAGGCCCATGTAGGCAGTAGCCGACTTCTGCAGGCCCCATTGCTGGACGGGCAGGTTCTTGAACAGCCAGAAACCCTCGCCATCAATCAGTCTCTTGCGAAGCTTTGCCATAAAGCCAGCCAGCTTCGGAAGTTCGAAGAGATCCTAGAGATGTCAGTAACAATCTCTTGATATGTCTTGATTCACTCACCTTGGTGATGCCCGTCAGTGGCACACCAGATTGAATGAAGTCATCAGCTGCCCCTCCAATCTCGgcaacctcttcttccgtGAACGAGTGCGTCCACTTCTCGGGGCTCTCCCTGTAATCCTCTGCCTTCCAAGCCGTTGGGCCTGTGATTTCTTTGGGAAACTTGTCATAGGGCTGGATGCAGGAGTAGAGAGGCTCATGTTGACCCGAGGTCTTGAAGCCATCTGGGAAGATGTCCTTGTTGACCTTCCCGGGTGCGACCCAAGAGGAAGTGTCGTCGACAAGTCCAGGAACCATGGTGATTGTTTTAGATGAAGACAGGATTGGGGGCAGACTCTGTAGTGTAGAATGGAGGTCAAGTTATCAACTCGTCTGTTGAAGATGTTATGAGGGCGGAAGCGGGGTCTATTTATCTTTCCAGGAAGTCTGATGATAGACCTTAAATGTGTAAATCTCCGCTATTGCGTGATCCGAATGCATCCTTTGAATTCCGTATTGTTGTTGCTTCATCTTGCCTTCGAGTGGTTGGAGTGGTGGTCGGGTGGATCGGCTGGAACACGCACGCTCGGCTGGATAGGCTGTGTTGCTGAGAGTGGAAGGTAGTCAGAGAGTAGAAATGGTTGAATGTTTGGCTCAAAGGGCCAATCCCTTGTGATGCTGTAATTCCAATGAGTTTTATTGGTTGGGGAAATGATATTACTCGAAACTGGCGTCTATGCGACTGCAACAACagtgaggccatcaccaccatcggcTGGGTCGGTTGGATCGGCTGGAACAACCTACCACATCGCGACTCCCGATTGGTATCCTGCAGTTGGACAAGCCGCGTATGACGGAGTATCATGAGCACGCAATCGCTACATAGCTCTGGAGTTTGATTACCATGCGTCTTTAGCCGGCCGATATTCCGGCGTTTGAAGTACAGAGCACTGAGGTGGCTGTCTTCATGTGCCGAGCTCGATGCAGGCTGAACAGTAGTTTTGTGATGGTGCGCGTAGGTCGATAAAGTGAAGTGCTCGAGCCAAGTCTAATGTCCTGAAAGGAGCATGCAATTATCGACGGCCAGCAGCTATTGAGTCCCTCATGTTGTAAGTCCGGTCCTCTAGTTCTTCTTTGGAATCCTGGAGAGCAGATTAGAGGCATCGGCTCTTTCTATGCAGGCGTCCCCTCTAGTCGTTCCCGTCAGGCCGCCAACAATGACAAACCCAACCTCATCTGCCACAAACGCCCCAACTGCTGCATATCTCGCTCTCTCGGCACACTCTGTAGCCACCTTGACATCCAGCCTTTTCCATACCTCGCAGTGGCGGTGTAGCGTAGCCCAAGGCGATTGAGCGCCTGGAAAAGGACAGGAGCTTCAGGACGGCATAAATATGGCAAGGTTGGTGTATCGTGCAAGAGTGTCGATATGTCTGTTTCTGGAATTTAAAACAAAGACACAGCCGCGTGGAATTGTGATTTATTCAGCGGGGACAGAAGGCAGAGACATGCAAGGTAACAGATTTGAGAGTACTCATATGACCAATTGCATTCAATTTCACCTTTACCACTCGTTTAACCAGGTTTAAGGAGAGGTACCAACACATAGTAATAGTTTGGGGGATGACATTATCATACGACTCCACGTCCGTGACCCAACTCTTCTCGGCCCAATAGTGCATGACCAGAGCGTCCAAGAACGATGCCAAGACCTGCGATTCCAAGAATGTGCCGTCCGAGCACAATGGAACACTGTAGTCCATTGGATCTGTCTTCACTGGTGGGGTACTGGCGGGGGTGGCATACTTGATCTCATCATCCCTCGAAACGCCACAGCTCCTCATCAACTCGGTACAGTTGAGAACACCTTTGCTGCAGGTCActttgaggttgagaaagtCCCATCCTTCGGAGGCCTTGAACTCCTCGACACTTCTGTTGAATGCTTGGTCGAGGTCTTTGAATAGGTCGGGAGATATCAGCATTGACCACACAAGATCGGCCACCTTGGACGTCGTCGTAGTCAACATATGCCCGGCTATATTCTGCGCAGTCTCCAATGCTGAGGCCACGGCTGTTGGCCAGCTCGCCTTGAACGACGACGGAGAGGAGGCCCTCGCATGGCACAAAGACCTCCATCTTTCCCAGCCCTTTTTCGTGCATTCTGTGGAGCATGTCCCTCAATCCTCCCAACTCTGCATCCAGTTCGGTTTCCAAGTCCGATTTGTCTTTGCCCCTTCGAGAGTTGGGACTTCGAAGCTTTTTCATGATATCTTCCTTCGACGAAGCTTTCATCAAGTCCTCAAACAGgtcatcgtcttctctcCTTTTAAGACCAGCATCGGGAATGGGCGGGGTGGTCAAGGTTTGAGGTGTCGCCACGGTTGTTGACGCTTCCGAGAGGTTGCGCTTCCCGGTTGGAGCCCCAGTCTTACCCTTCATCAGGGCATCAAAGTCGGGGCGGTTGTCGTCTGTACCCGTCTTCTCTCCCGCCTTAAGGCGCTTGGCTGCTCTGTCGGACCGTTCATCCGTGCCTCTAAGGTAGAGGGCCTTTTTGTCTAATCACTATCCCATTGATGAATCGCCACAATTGAGCGATAAAGCTGTGGTTCTCAGTCTCTTGGGGAACGGTCTTGAAGAACAAGTGGACTTCGGGACTGATTTGGTCGGCAATAAAGGCCCTCCTTCGATACTCGACGATGCATCCGTCGGGGCCTTGACGAAACTGAAGCCACCCCAAGGGTCCTTGCCATTGCATAGGAAGTTTCATGGGTTCCTTGAAACTGGGCTTCTGTTCCGATGACTGGAATCTAAGGAGACTGCATATGGCAACAAGACTCTTTCCCTCCCAGAGCATGGGAACGATGCCATTGACCAAGTTGGGCTGCGCGCTCATTTGGTAAAGCCTTTTATCATTCGGCTTGACACCAATAGCGGCCAGGAAGTTGACCCAGCTGGCCTTGGCGAGTGCCTTCTCTGAATCCGTCGTGCCATGCTGAGGGTCGAAGCGGGTGCCCCTGGGAACACAAACTGGGGGTTCCAATTCGCTTTCAGGAGCGAAGGCACGGTGATTGTTGGTGTGTTGATTTCCTGTTGCTGCAAATTCGGTGAGCCAGGCGGTACAGCAGATGGGAGAAAAGAAGACATACCGGGCCTAGGAGACGTCTTGTTCTGACTTTGTTGTGCCAGGGTCCCAGAGCTTACTGGGACAGGCCTGATGCGTAAGCTCGGTGCTCGGTGAGCAACGGTCTGACGGCGACAATAACAGTAACAACTATGACCAATGAAAACACGGCAGCAATAGCCGAGCAGATTGCCGAAATATAATCCGTCACGGAGTTACCCTCAGAAGCCATCGGTGATGTGATTTGTGGTTTATCGGCGAGCGCCAAGTTTGGGCGACGGGTTTGATGGAGCTGTATCGCAACCGGCGTCCTATAAGTAGCAATAAAGCGCGGTTACGCGAGCAACGGTGTGATATACCCAAATCACATCATCGGGCGGCAATTACGCTTTAGCTAGAACTTGACTGGCTGATTGTGGGAAAGGGGAGGGAACCATGGAGAGCGGGCCGGATGGTCCGTTTGTCAATGCAGTTGTCCGTCGTATATCCCGAGGTCGGGCGAGGCGCGGTTTTGGAAATGCGCGAACCGTTCGGAACTACTTCCAGAGAACTTGCCAGcgtcaagctcgacgacttGGTCAACTCGACAAACCAACAATAGAGGATCGTCTGTTCTTCACCAAGGAAGACCTACTTGGACAGAAACCGCTAGATGTGAAAGCCACAAGCAAGACATGGGCCAAACTAAATTCGCTTGTTGGGCTGCATGAGGTCAAGAAGTCGGTCGACATCATGTTCAAGATTGTGGACACCAACTACCAACGAGAACTCCAGGGAAAGCGACCCCACACTCACTCGCTTAATCGCATCTTTGTGGGCTCACCGGGGACGGGAAAGACGACGGTTGTAAAGCTCTACGGCAAAATTCTTGCCGAGCTTGGATTCTTAAACAAAGGAGACGGTATGTCCAAACTCTTCTGGCTTCACGCCAGGCAGCTGACACTAGCATCTGTTTCTAGTGGTCATCAAAACACGGGCAGACTTCATAGGTGATGCTGTCGGCAGGTTGGAATCCAACACGTGGGCCATCCTCGCGTCGACCTTGGGCAAGGTCCTGATCATTGACGAAGCCTACATGCTTGACCCCGGCGATACCACGGCAACTCGAGACTCCTTCAAAACCGCTGTGCTCGATAGCATTTTTGTAGAGGTGCAAGGCAATCCTGGCGACGACAGATGCGTTCTCTTACTCTGATacgaggacaagatggagtcgCTCTTTCAGAATGGCAACCCTGGGCTGTCAGGTTGCTTCATGGCTGACATGCCATTCTGATTCGCCGATTACTCGGCGGAGGAACTGGGCGAGATTCTCAAACTCGACCTCAAGGCCCGCCACATCGACTATGAGCCAGATGCCCTGAAGGCTGCCATAGACCTACTGTCTCGATACAAGTACAACCGGGACTTCAGCAACGCAAGAGAGGTCAAGCTCTTGGTATCCGAAGCAGTTCTGCGAAACCAGGAACGACACATGACAAGTCAAAATCATGACGGAGACTTTGAAGCTCGCCTTGAACCCCAGGACTTTGACCCGTGGCTGCGGCCGCAGACGGTATCAACAGGCAACACGGTCAACTGCAGAGTTGATCTGGCAGGTCAGATATCGGACTCAGTCATTGAGCAGTTGGAGAGGTACCTCCCGACCTCTTTGAACCGGGACTTGAACCGCCATGTGCCGCGAACCTTCGCACTGAAGGGACCACCGGGTAAGTGACAGCATTCTCATTTCTTGCCTCATTCCGAGTATTGCTTGTAGATACTGACCTAGACATCTCTGCCTCTCAGGTACCGGGAAGAAAACGCTCGCCAAGTACATGAGGAAGTTATTCCGTGACATTGGCCTCCTCCCAACCCACCAGGTGGTGCTCTGCTCGGCAGTAAACTTTATCGGGCAGCACGTGGGACAGACCATGCCCAAGACTCGAATGCAGCTCGAGAAGGGCTTCGGCAATGTCCTCATTATCCGCGATATCCACCGACTTGCAAAAGGTGGCTACTCAAGTGAAGCTCTCGATGAACTCACCTCGTTTGTGCAAGCCTACTCCGGGAGAATGGCGATCGTTCTCACAAGGCCCTCAGAGCCAGTAGACGAGCTGTTGGCCGAGAGACATGAGCTTGGGACCATGTTTCCAGATCGCATCACCTTCCAAGACCTCTCACCCCAGGACTGCCTGAATCTGCTGGACAGGCTAATTCACGCCGAAGAACCCACGGCAGAAACGCCTTTTTTCACATCGCAGGCTGCTGCGCAAAGATTTCAAAAGGCAATGTCGATTCTTGCCATGTTTGAGGGCTGGGGAAATTACTCGCATGTTAAGCTGCTCGAGACCCGCATGATCCAAAAGGGGGACGACGAGATCTTCTTGGCGAGCAGACGAGATCCGGAGGCAAACACCGCTGGAAGCTCACCGAAGGGATGGCTATGTCATGTATCAAGGCCCTATTCCACGAGATCCGCGACACGGGGGCTGCAGTGAGGAAGATTGTCTCTGCCGAAACCCAAGAAACTCCCGAGCCCCAATCGGGTACCGAAGTCACCCAACCGACACAAGCGATGATCAAGGCGACTTCGGAGCCCAAGCGTGTGGTGCAGGCGACCCATCAGGTTGAGAATGTGGCCAAAGCAGCGACATCAACTTCAGAGGCTTCGaagttgaaggaggagcagatcaAACAACGAGATAGCAACCAAAAAGACGCTGAGAGAGAGAACCAAGCCGTGCAGGAAGCTATTAAGCGGATGGGTAAGTGCGAGCAAGGGTTCGATTGGGATAGGGTTGCTGGTGGCTATAGATGCCAGGGCGGCACTCACTTCGTGTCTGACGCCGACGTTGCGGATGCTATGCGATGAAGACAGATTGGGGTTTATTGAATTCAAATAATTAAGTTAGCATGCCAGAGAAGACCTCTAAGGTGTGCTCTGTTGCCCAATGTGCGAAAACTTGCGGAGTAATAGATGCAGAACTGCTCAGCTGTATCGTAGGACGCCTTGGGAACCTGTGCCAAGACACTTATTGAATCTATGTCTAATTTCTACTCACCGTTCACCGCTACCGCAAAGAAATTAATCTCAATCCCAGTGAATAATCGGCTTCACCACCTGTTCATGCCGAACATCAGTATCTATCAGATGAAGCCACGGATTTATCAACTTACCTTCCCGCCACGCATATCGGCCAATGCCTTCTCAAACTCCTTGACCGAGTAAACCGTGCATAGCTTCTCGACTGGGAAATGGCCTTGCCGATGAAGCTCCATCAACTCGGGAATAAACTGGACGCCGTATATTAGGGATTAGCCAACCCGACTATAGTTTGTTAGATGCTCACCTTTTGGGGATTGGAGCCGCCCTCAACAACGCCGACATATCGCTTGTTCTCAAGTAGAAACGTCTGGGGTTCGATTCGGACAACGCTGTTTGGCGGCGGCACACCAACACTAGTCGCCGTACCTCCTGGGGCAAGACACCCGAATAGTGACTCGATAACGGGGATCAGGCCAGTGCAGTCAATAGCAAAGTCGGCCCCTCCATCTGtaatctccttgatcttggcctcaatGCCACCCTCGCCACATGTCCTCGAGTTTACGACATGCGTAGAACCAAACtccttggcgttggccaGCTTGTCATCCACAACATCCACCGCCACAAGCTGCTTGACCTGAAGGTATGCCGCAGCCATCAGCGCAGCGATACCAACACTTCCCATACCGAATATGACCACCGTCTGAGTCTTGTCCGGCTTGAGCGCGTTGAGCACCGTGCCGGCCCCTGTCTGAAAGCCGCAGCCAAGGGGGGCGTAGTATGGCAGAGACTCGGGGTATGGACATTTGACGACGCTTCTCTCGGCTACAACCGACACCCTCGCGAAGGAAGAGTGGCCAAAGAATTGGCTTCGCACAGATCGGCCGTCCTCAAGCCGAGCGGGAGTCGAGCCGTCAGAGAGGCGGACTGAACCAACATTCACAGGGGAGTGGATGTGGCAGAAGGATGGCTTGCCTGCGACGCACTTCTTGCACTTGCCGCAGACgttgaaggagaggagaacATGGTCGCCGACCTGGAGGGActtgtccttgacgtcgCTGCCCAGGGCGCGGATAATACCTGCGCCTTCGTGGCCAAAGATGGCAGGGTATTCGACTCCAGGGATGAGGCCGTTCTGTAGAAGAACATCCTGGGAAAAGTGAGTCGCCCGAGTTGATAGAACATTAGCATGGGATGGCATACTGTGTGGCAAATACCGGAATACTTCATCTCGACAAGCACTTCGTCTCCCCGGACCTCATCCAGAATGATGGGCCTCATCTCGAACTTGTCACCGGGTTTCTCGGTGACGAGCGCCTCTGTGGCGATGTTGGTGGGTGATGTCATGGTAGGAATTTGTGAAGTAAGACCGAGAATATGGCACTGAAAAGAGACTTGGATGTGTACAAGGGCTTGCTTGAAGTGAAACCAAACGACGAGCTTGTAGATGGGCTTATATGTACATCCTGTTTATCGGCCCGCAAGTAGAAGTCGCATGCCATCAGTCACGCTATCTGATCCAAAACCGACTGACATGCTCGGTATCGCGGAACGGCTTTCCGACCCTTAACCCCTCGACGCCCGCAACTCACTGACAAATAACAACTCACCAAATACAATCTAGACTTGCGCCTCGTAACCTCAGCTTGGGATCGAGAGCGGGGAAGTGTAGATTCTGGGGAAGACTATGGGGTATAATCCGGGGATGTGGAGGTTCTCAGCTCATATCCGGACATCCGAATATCCGATCGTGCCATGATTGGTCTTGGCTCAAC
This region of Fusarium keratoplasticum isolate Fu6.1 chromosome 7, whole genome shotgun sequence genomic DNA includes:
- a CDS encoding PKS-ER domain-containing protein — translated: MTSPTNIATEALVTEKPGDKFEMRPIILDEVRGDEVLVEMKYSGICHTDVLLQNGLIPGVEYPAIFGHEGAGIIRALGSDVKDKSLQVGDHVLLSFNVCGKCKKCVAGKPSFCHIHSPVNVGSVRLSDGSTPARLEDGRSVRSQFFGHSSFARVSVVAERSVVKCPYPESLPYYAPLGCGFQTGAGTVLNALKPDKTQTVVIFGMGSVGIAALMAAAYLQVKQLVAVDVVDDKLANAKEFGSTHVVNSRTCGEGGIEAKIKEITDGGADFAIDCTGLIPVIESLFGCLAPGGTATSVGVPPPNSVVRIEPQTFLLENKRYVGVVEGGSNPQKFIPELMELHRQGHFPVEKLCTVYSVKEFEKALADMRGGKVVKPIIHWD
- a CDS encoding TauD domain-containing protein, which produces MVPGLVDDTSSWVAPGKVNKDIFPDGFKTSGQHEPLYSCIQPYDKFPKEITGPTAWKAEDYRESPEKWTHSFTEEEVAEIGGAADDFIQSGVPLTGITKDLFELPKLAGFMAKLRKRLIDGEGFWLFKNLPVQQWGLQKSATAYMGLGTHLGYFVSQNSRGHVLGHVKDLGEDPTRTDKVRIYRTNARQFFHTDSGDIVGLLCIAKSMEGGESDICSQHRVFNCLQRENPDVAKLFCEPIWYADRKGEVSDGQKPWMRTAVFYLENDPDGTPRVYGKFDPNNVTSLWRFNTGPDAQIPPLSEAQLHAMKVLEETCKREALHMILDPGDIQFVSNQHVFHARTAYKDYAPGAKDENGNLRPQRHLMRLWLSVPVDEGGWKLPFPDMHEKKRGGIQVNDNPPKCPLDAE